One genomic segment of Deinococcus sp. LM3 includes these proteins:
- a CDS encoding carbohydrate ABC transporter permease — MTRVRRQNDRAFDRTVNAFLIAVLLATLIPLVYVVSVSLTPLGQTTSLLPRAVSFNAYEELLRQPALIRALGNSVFLTLSGVLISMILTVCTAYPLSRPDLPGRKFLTGVILFTFLFSAGLIPLYLVIRDLNLLNTYWALLLHGAVSVYNLLVMKNFFQNLPESLEEAAKIDGASDLQVLWHIVLPLSKPILLTIGLFYAVTQWNSFFEPVLYLSDARMMPLPVVLRDILTGLNSAEYVESAATTTAPRTP; from the coding sequence ATGACCCGAGTCCGCCGCCAGAACGACCGCGCGTTCGACCGTACCGTGAACGCCTTCCTGATCGCCGTGCTGCTCGCCACGCTCATCCCGCTGGTGTACGTCGTGTCGGTCAGCCTGACACCGCTGGGGCAGACGACCAGCCTGCTGCCGCGCGCCGTGTCCTTCAACGCCTACGAGGAACTGCTGCGGCAACCCGCCCTGATCCGCGCGCTGGGCAACAGCGTGTTCCTGACGCTGAGCGGCGTGCTGATCAGCATGATCCTGACCGTCTGCACCGCGTACCCGCTGTCGCGCCCGGACCTGCCGGGCCGCAAGTTCCTGACCGGCGTGATCCTGTTCACGTTCCTGTTCAGCGCCGGACTGATCCCGCTGTACCTCGTGATCCGCGACCTGAACCTGCTGAACACGTACTGGGCGCTGCTGCTGCACGGCGCGGTCAGCGTCTACAACCTGCTCGTCATGAAGAACTTCTTCCAGAACCTGCCCGAGAGCCTGGAGGAAGCCGCGAAGATCGACGGTGCGAGCGACCTGCAGGTGCTGTGGCACATCGTGCTGCCGCTGTCCAAACCGATCCTGCTGACCATCGGGCTGTTCTACGCCGTCACGCAGTGGAACTCCTTCTTCGAACCCGTGCTGTACCTGTCCGACGCGCGGATGATGCCGCTGCCGGTGGTGCTGCGCGACATCCTGACCGGCCTGAACTCCGCCGAGTACGTCGAATCGGCCGCCACCACCACCGCCCCCCGGACGCCCTGA
- a CDS encoding metallophosphoesterase, whose amino-acid sequence MLRRALNTLGWTAAGVVALGVTNTYRFQTTTHRAALHGLTRPVRIAHLSDLHYGIFMRRRSVRRWVQATRQARPDVIVITGDFLDSGVGRRHHTKLLAELADLHAPLGVYAVWGNHDWTSLNTNATRQQFAEQLTRAGVRLINNAGVQVRDDLYVAGVDDWWFGQQDLNAALQDHAGGAVVLLAHNPDYLSQVPHWVGLTLSGHTHGGQVRLPLIGPLKKRSTLLNVLRGWVRGDRIVQCPAEGTPGVTPAGQALGFVSRGLGVTGVPLRWDCPAELVLLDLHAP is encoded by the coding sequence ATGCTGCGCCGCGCCCTGAACACCCTCGGCTGGACGGCGGCCGGAGTCGTGGCTCTGGGCGTCACCAACACCTACCGCTTCCAGACCACCACCCACCGCGCCGCCCTGCACGGCCTGACCCGCCCGGTACGGATCGCGCACCTCAGCGACCTGCACTACGGCATCTTCATGCGCCGCCGCTCGGTGCGCCGCTGGGTGCAGGCCACCCGGCAGGCCCGGCCGGACGTGATCGTCATCACCGGCGACTTCCTCGACAGCGGCGTCGGGCGGCGGCACCACACCAAGCTGCTGGCGGAACTCGCGGACCTGCACGCGCCGCTGGGCGTGTACGCCGTGTGGGGCAACCACGACTGGACCAGCCTGAACACCAACGCCACCCGGCAGCAGTTCGCCGAACAGCTGACCCGCGCCGGCGTGCGGCTCATCAACAACGCCGGCGTGCAGGTCCGTGACGACCTGTACGTCGCAGGCGTCGACGACTGGTGGTTCGGGCAGCAGGACCTGAACGCCGCGTTGCAGGACCACGCGGGCGGCGCAGTCGTCCTGCTGGCCCACAACCCGGACTACCTGTCGCAGGTGCCGCACTGGGTAGGCCTGACCCTCAGCGGCCACACGCACGGCGGGCAGGTCCGGCTGCCACTCATCGGACCGCTGAAGAAACGCAGCACCCTCCTGAACGTCCTGCGCGGCTGGGTGCGCGGCGACCGGATCGTGCAGTGTCCCGCCGAGGGCACGCCGGGCGTCACGCCGGCCGGACAGGCGCTGGGTTTCGTGTCGCGCGGGCTGGGCGTCACGGGCGTGCCGCTGCGCTGGGACTGCCCGGCCGAACTGGTGCTGCTGGACCTCCACGCCCCCTGA
- a CDS encoding oligogalacturonate lyase family protein, with amino-acid sequence MYRPDPPNSGPAGVRAPTVAYCHEGPHDLVQQRMWLIDGDGRHPRPVRPHVPGESCTHEFWVPDGSRLIYVLYRAGQRDRLICAADPDTLTNETLMTMPPCSHLMSNFDGTLLVGDGSGPPEDVADASAHQFEPDPFLHLFDLRTRTSRPLAGHHSSWRVHLGSRQVTHPHPSFTPDEQAVLFTSDMHGEPALYLARLPTPERPSSGAFKAFVRP; translated from the coding sequence ATGTACCGGCCCGACCCACCGAACAGCGGCCCGGCCGGCGTCCGCGCGCCCACCGTCGCGTACTGCCACGAGGGGCCGCACGACCTCGTGCAGCAGCGCATGTGGCTGATCGACGGGGACGGCCGGCACCCCCGTCCCGTGCGGCCACACGTGCCCGGCGAGTCCTGCACGCACGAGTTCTGGGTGCCCGACGGCTCCCGGCTGATCTACGTGCTGTACCGCGCCGGGCAGCGCGACCGCCTGATCTGCGCCGCCGACCCCGACACCCTGACGAACGAGACCCTGATGACCATGCCGCCCTGCTCGCACCTCATGAGTAACTTTGACGGCACGCTGCTCGTCGGGGACGGCAGCGGCCCTCCCGAGGACGTCGCCGACGCCAGCGCTCACCAGTTCGAACCCGACCCTTTCCTGCACCTGTTCGACCTGCGTACCCGCACCAGCCGCCCCCTGGCCGGCCACCACTCGTCGTGGCGGGTCCACCTGGGCAGCCGGCAGGTCACGCACCCTCACCCGTCCTTCACGCCCGACGAGCAGGCCGTGCTGTTCACCAGCGACATGCACGGCGAACCCGCGCTGTACCTCGCCCGGCTACCCACCCCTGAACGCCCTTCATCTGGCGCCTTTAAGGCTTTTGTGCGACC
- the kduD gene encoding 2-dehydro-3-deoxy-D-gluconate 5-dehydrogenase KduD, which yields MITNPFDLSGRVALVTGGGVGIGQALAVALAQAGADVAVTTYGHHDGTTGAQVQAAGRRFAAFQVDLSTQTSADLDTLLDDVEAQLGPVDILVNNAGIIRREDAHAFSDADWDDVIALNQTAVWRLCRAAGARMLGRGHGKIINVASLLAFQGGIRVPAYTASKHAVAGLTKALANEWAARGVNVNALAPGYIATDNTAALRADPDRSRAILDRIPAGRWGRPEDLAQPAVFLAAPASDYVNGHVLVVDGGWLAR from the coding sequence GTGATCACCAACCCCTTCGACCTGAGTGGCCGCGTGGCGCTCGTCACGGGCGGCGGCGTCGGGATCGGGCAGGCGCTGGCCGTGGCCCTCGCGCAGGCCGGGGCGGACGTGGCCGTCACCACCTACGGTCACCACGACGGCACGACCGGCGCGCAGGTGCAGGCGGCCGGGCGACGCTTCGCGGCCTTCCAGGTGGACCTCAGCACCCAGACCAGCGCCGACCTGGACACTCTGCTGGACGACGTGGAAGCGCAGCTGGGGCCGGTGGACATCCTGGTGAACAACGCCGGGATCATCCGACGTGAGGACGCCCACGCCTTCAGCGACGCCGACTGGGACGACGTGATCGCCCTGAACCAGACGGCCGTGTGGCGCCTGTGCCGCGCCGCCGGGGCCCGCATGCTCGGGCGCGGACACGGGAAGATCATCAACGTGGCCTCGCTGCTGGCCTTCCAGGGCGGCATCCGCGTCCCCGCATACACGGCCAGCAAGCACGCTGTGGCGGGCCTCACCAAGGCGCTGGCGAACGAGTGGGCGGCGCGCGGCGTGAACGTGAACGCCCTCGCGCCCGGATACATCGCGACCGACAATACGGCCGCGCTGCGCGCCGACCCGGACCGCAGCCGCGCCATCCTGGACCGCATTCCCGCCGGACGCTGGGGCCGCCCCGAGGACCTCGCGCAGCCCGCCGTGTTCCTCGCCGCGCCCGCCAGCGACTACGTGAACGGGCACGTGCTGGTCGTGGACGGAGGCTGGCTTGCCCGCTGA
- a CDS encoding bifunctional 4-hydroxy-2-oxoglutarate aldolase/2-dehydro-3-deoxy-phosphogluconate aldolase encodes MPADVARPAQADTLTETLRAAGVVGVLRAPDVAAAVHAAHAAARGGLRVLELTFTTPGVTDALRTLRAELRGVTVGVGTVLTAAQAHEAVMAGAAFLVSPHLDEDLLREAQALGVPYLPGVLTPSEALRATRLGAPVLKVFPAASAGGPGFIRDLRGPLPHLHLMATGGVRPHEVPAYRDAGALAVGLGGHLFPARAVETGDWDAVEAATRAALREAGLPL; translated from the coding sequence TTGCCCGCTGACGTGGCCCGGCCCGCGCAGGCCGACACCCTGACGGAGACGCTGCGCGCGGCGGGCGTGGTCGGCGTCCTGCGCGCCCCGGACGTGGCGGCCGCCGTCCACGCGGCACATGCCGCCGCGCGGGGCGGACTGCGCGTCCTGGAACTGACGTTCACGACCCCTGGTGTGACGGACGCCCTGCGCACCCTGCGCGCTGAACTGCGCGGCGTGACCGTCGGCGTCGGTACCGTCCTGACCGCCGCGCAGGCACACGAGGCTGTCATGGCCGGGGCGGCGTTCCTCGTCAGCCCCCACCTGGACGAAGACCTGCTGCGCGAGGCGCAGGCCCTCGGCGTGCCCTACCTGCCGGGCGTGCTGACGCCCAGCGAGGCCCTGCGGGCCACGCGGCTGGGCGCGCCGGTGTTGAAGGTGTTCCCGGCCGCCAGCGCGGGCGGCCCCGGCTTCATCCGCGACCTGCGCGGCCCGCTGCCGCACCTGCACCTCATGGCGACCGGCGGAGTCCGTCCGCACGAGGTTCCCGCCTACCGGGATGCCGGGGCGCTCGCGGTGGGTCTGGGCGGCCACCTGTTTCCCGCCCGGGCTGTCGAGACTGGCGACTGGGACGCCGTGGAGGCCGCCACCCGCGCCGCGCTGCGCGAGGCGGGACTGCCACTGTGA
- a CDS encoding PfkB family carbohydrate kinase, protein MAGRGIDVTHAPLVDGENGVYFISLHADGEREFTYRRAGSAATHLSPADVDAAYVAASRTLLLSGITQAISASAQAATRHAAQLARQCGTRVAFDPNYRPRLWADRAGDGTGLDAARAALHELLPFVDLLLPSFPADAALLDHSALDHTSVDAPGAARAFAALGVTVALKAGAGGAWLCSPHADPQHVPARRPGRPGYHGRRDAWNGAFLHALTHAHTPEQAARAAHACAAHAIRHRGALPPPPFPHAPTRRRTHDRTRPLSPPRSWAPTGRPPNPA, encoded by the coding sequence ATGGCAGGCCGAGGGATCGACGTCACCCACGCGCCGCTGGTGGACGGCGAGAACGGCGTGTACTTCATCTCACTGCACGCGGACGGCGAACGCGAGTTCACGTACCGCCGCGCGGGCAGCGCCGCTACTCACCTGAGTCCGGCCGACGTGGACGCCGCGTACGTCGCCGCCAGCCGGACGCTGCTGCTCTCAGGCATCACGCAGGCGATCAGCGCTTCGGCGCAGGCCGCCACCCGGCACGCCGCGCAGCTCGCCCGCCAGTGCGGCACGCGCGTCGCGTTCGACCCGAACTACCGCCCGCGCCTGTGGGCCGACCGGGCAGGTGACGGAACCGGGCTGGACGCGGCCCGCGCCGCGCTGCATGAGCTGCTGCCCTTCGTGGATCTGCTGCTGCCGAGCTTCCCGGCGGACGCTGCGCTGCTGGACCACTCTGCGCTGGACCACACCTCGGTGGACGCGCCGGGCGCCGCACGGGCCTTCGCGGCGCTGGGCGTGACGGTCGCCCTGAAGGCCGGCGCGGGCGGCGCGTGGCTGTGCAGTCCACACGCGGACCCGCAGCACGTTCCCGCCCGCCGTCCCGGACGTCCTGGATACCACGGGCGCCGGGACGCCTGGAACGGCGCGTTCCTGCACGCGCTGACCCACGCCCACACGCCCGAGCAGGCCGCGCGCGCCGCGCACGCCTGCGCCGCGCACGCCATCCGCCACCGGGGCGCCCTGCCGCCACCGCCGTTCCCTCACGCCCCCACCCGGAGACGCACGCATGACCGAACCCGCCCGCTTTCCCCCCCCCGATCCTGGGCGCCGACTGGTCGCCCGCCGAACCCGGCGTGA
- a CDS encoding LysR family transcriptional regulator, producing the protein MKLMAGPSPASQHAAQPTGQPTSQPTGQQVAPPAATPPADIPCGQGPQPTLAQWRAFVVAAQRGSFSAAAIELNVTQSALSHALRLLERTLGVPLLRRGGRGVQLTPAGQRVLPGAQRLVDAARTLIDLARSAELHGTVTVAAFPSLARHLLPGALRRLRGVAPGVNVAVDDAHLERDAVYRAVQSGQADVGLTQLLPGSALNARPLGEDPYLLVLPAHWTLPGAWQRPYIHLGDPHDRRVPDALARHGVRVRPALSLNSEAAIAAMVAGELGFAVLPHLTMPELPPGVLARPLPWSVSRTYGTVVRPGPVTPAVQAVLDALWPPDAPSADPSASLTPPDAGL; encoded by the coding sequence ATGAAGCTCATGGCCGGGCCATCCCCCGCATCCCAGCACGCCGCCCAGCCCACCGGACAGCCCACCAGCCAGCCGACCGGTCAGCAGGTCGCGCCGCCCGCTGCCACGCCGCCTGCCGACATACCGTGCGGGCAGGGGCCGCAGCCCACGCTCGCGCAGTGGCGGGCCTTCGTCGTCGCCGCCCAGCGCGGGAGTTTCAGCGCCGCCGCCATCGAACTGAACGTCACGCAGTCCGCGCTCAGCCACGCGCTGAGGCTGCTGGAACGCACCCTGGGCGTGCCGCTGCTCCGCCGGGGCGGCCGGGGGGTCCAGCTGACCCCGGCCGGGCAGCGCGTCCTGCCCGGCGCGCAGCGCCTCGTGGACGCCGCCCGGACCCTGATCGACCTGGCCCGCAGCGCCGAACTGCACGGGACCGTCACCGTCGCCGCCTTTCCCAGCCTCGCCCGGCACCTGCTGCCCGGCGCGCTCCGGCGCCTGCGCGGCGTGGCCCCCGGCGTGAACGTCGCGGTCGACGACGCCCACCTCGAACGTGACGCCGTGTACCGCGCCGTGCAGTCCGGGCAGGCCGACGTGGGCCTCACCCAGCTGCTGCCCGGCAGCGCCCTGAACGCCCGGCCCCTCGGGGAGGACCCCTACCTGCTGGTCCTGCCCGCCCACTGGACACTGCCCGGCGCGTGGCAGCGGCCGTACATCCACCTGGGCGACCCACATGACCGCCGCGTCCCGGACGCCCTGGCCCGCCACGGCGTCCGGGTGCGGCCGGCCCTCAGCCTGAACAGCGAGGCCGCCATCGCCGCGATGGTCGCCGGTGAACTGGGGTTCGCGGTGCTGCCGCACCTCACGATGCCTGAACTGCCGCCGGGCGTCCTGGCGCGCCCCCTGCCCTGGTCCGTCTCCCGGACGTACGGCACGGTCGTCCGGCCCGGCCCGGTAACGCCGGCGGTGCAGGCCGTCCTGGACGCCCTGTGGCCGCCCGACGCGCCGTCAGCCGACCCTTCCGCCAGCCTCACGCCCCCTGACGCGGGCCTCTGA
- the iolB gene encoding 5-deoxy-glucuronate isomerase, which translates to MSAPATSSPHFHTLSGGEGLQPLQDDSCQLLDFAKLNLKATQSVSGESGDREHLLVALSGRTRVQVGDHTFESVGGRASVFTGLPHSVYIPRGHTWTVTAHTDFQGALPSAPSDLDTAPYEIRPEQVNTGQWGTLNYARQFREILVAPNGLPASRLIVGETLTPSGHWSTYPPHRHEENAGSEKFHEEMYYFRVSSPEGWGLTRHYSPERGYDDTHTVRDDTLLAIPHGYHTYVSAPGYAGYYLWFLAGDGRAQGVKLDPDVGWVQKTVGML; encoded by the coding sequence GTGAGCGCCCCCGCCACCTCCAGCCCTCACTTCCATACCCTGAGCGGTGGGGAGGGGCTGCAACCCCTTCAGGACGACTCCTGCCAGCTGCTGGACTTCGCCAAGCTCAACCTGAAGGCCACTCAGAGCGTCAGCGGCGAGTCCGGGGACCGCGAGCACCTCCTCGTCGCCCTCAGCGGCCGCACCCGCGTGCAGGTCGGCGACCACACCTTCGAGTCGGTCGGCGGACGCGCCAGCGTCTTCACCGGCCTGCCGCACAGCGTGTACATCCCGCGCGGGCACACCTGGACCGTCACCGCCCACACCGACTTCCAGGGCGCCCTGCCGTCCGCGCCCAGCGACCTCGACACCGCCCCCTACGAGATCCGGCCCGAACAGGTGAACACCGGTCAGTGGGGCACCCTCAACTACGCCCGGCAGTTCCGCGAGATTCTCGTCGCGCCCAATGGCCTGCCCGCCAGTCGCCTGATCGTCGGGGAGACCCTCACGCCCAGCGGCCACTGGAGCACCTACCCCCCGCACCGCCACGAGGAGAACGCGGGCAGCGAGAAGTTCCACGAGGAGATGTACTACTTCCGCGTGTCCAGCCCCGAAGGCTGGGGCCTGACCCGCCACTACTCGCCGGAACGCGGGTACGACGACACGCACACCGTCCGCGACGACACGCTGCTGGCCATTCCGCACGGGTACCACACGTACGTCAGCGCCCCCGGCTACGCCGGGTACTACCTGTGGTTCCTCGCCGGGGACGGCCGCGCGCAGGGCGTGAAACTCGACCCGGACGTCGGCTGGGTGCAGAAGACCGTGGGGATGCTGTGA
- a CDS encoding extracellular solute-binding protein, whose protein sequence is MTHLTRTTARTLALVTLSALLGAHAQKATDLSVALYAANPEAPAPTAGWDTGEVIRARTGVNLKFTMLPTGADGDNKLGSLAAANDLPDLFEIRNRNLFYQLIRQGQVAPVSSLLPQMPQRTKARYGNAMRNGLVNENGQMYGLQEPATLSRQYGIMVRQDWLEKLNLKTPTTLDEFLNVARAFTERDPDGNGRKDTFGYCGVIDFDTAGILPGLGLGNHFQWVYGAYGVPGTWNYRAGAAFAANVRNPNYRKATEYVRKLVDARVMDPDWATMKRSDLRNRWQQGKCGLFFESVGGLIAGFKNFEANNPKGDLRFVPVPKGPSGSRSMGTFANAGTLLVVSKKAMDAGKGPAIAKFLEWAHSGEGYFQLAFGKKGTDYTLVGGVPTVTTTNVNGRLTNTQLRFLALNGQAAELKGRYGTLKFSDGRSVNVYNLLMDTRRNNNWIDRSGDLVVPAAPNQADIDRYVSESLVQFVLGQRPLNDGNWKSFTDGLNGLNFAGYEKNAYAALKAGGFVK, encoded by the coding sequence ATGACGCACCTGACCCGCACCACCGCCCGCACCCTGGCCCTCGTGACGCTCAGCGCCCTGCTCGGCGCGCACGCGCAGAAAGCCACCGACCTGTCGGTCGCGCTGTACGCCGCGAACCCCGAGGCGCCCGCCCCTACCGCCGGATGGGACACCGGCGAGGTCATCCGCGCCCGCACCGGCGTGAACCTCAAGTTCACCATGCTCCCCACCGGCGCCGACGGCGACAACAAACTCGGGTCGCTGGCCGCCGCGAACGACCTGCCGGACCTGTTCGAGATCCGCAACCGCAACCTGTTCTACCAGCTGATCCGCCAGGGACAGGTGGCGCCCGTGTCCAGCCTGCTGCCGCAGATGCCGCAGCGCACCAAGGCCCGCTACGGGAACGCCATGCGCAACGGCCTGGTGAACGAGAACGGGCAGATGTACGGCCTGCAGGAACCCGCCACCCTCAGCCGCCAGTACGGGATCATGGTCCGGCAGGACTGGCTGGAGAAACTGAACCTGAAGACCCCCACCACCCTCGACGAGTTCCTGAACGTCGCCCGCGCCTTCACGGAACGCGACCCGGACGGCAACGGCCGCAAGGACACCTTCGGCTACTGCGGCGTGATCGACTTCGACACCGCCGGTATCCTGCCCGGCCTGGGCCTGGGCAACCACTTCCAGTGGGTGTACGGCGCGTACGGCGTGCCCGGCACCTGGAACTACCGCGCGGGCGCCGCGTTCGCCGCGAACGTCCGCAACCCCAACTACCGCAAGGCCACCGAGTACGTCCGCAAACTCGTGGACGCCAGGGTCATGGACCCCGACTGGGCCACCATGAAACGCAGCGACCTGCGTAACCGCTGGCAGCAGGGCAAATGCGGCCTGTTCTTCGAGAGCGTCGGCGGCCTGATCGCCGGGTTCAAGAATTTTGAGGCGAATAACCCCAAGGGCGACCTGCGCTTCGTGCCCGTCCCCAAAGGCCCGAGCGGCAGCCGTTCCATGGGCACATTTGCGAACGCCGGGACGCTGCTGGTCGTGTCGAAGAAGGCCATGGACGCCGGGAAGGGCCCCGCCATCGCGAAATTCCTGGAGTGGGCGCACAGCGGCGAGGGGTACTTCCAGCTGGCGTTCGGGAAGAAAGGCACGGACTACACCCTGGTCGGCGGCGTGCCGACCGTCACGACCACCAACGTGAACGGCCGCCTCACGAACACGCAGCTGCGCTTCCTGGCGCTGAACGGTCAGGCGGCGGAACTCAAGGGCCGCTACGGCACCCTGAAATTCAGTGACGGCCGCTCCGTGAACGTCTACAACCTGCTGATGGACACCCGCCGCAACAACAACTGGATCGACCGCAGCGGCGACCTCGTGGTGCCCGCCGCGCCCAACCAGGCCGACATCGACCGCTACGTGTCCGAATCGCTCGTGCAGTTCGTGCTCGGCCAGCGGCCCCTGAACGACGGCAACTGGAAGTCCTTCACGGACGGCCTGAACGGCCTGAACTTCGCCGGGTACGAGAAGAACGCCTACGCGGCCCTGAAGGCCGGGGGGTTCGTCAAGTGA
- a CDS encoding LacI family DNA-binding transcriptional regulator: MTAPVTIADVARLAGVSAVTVSKTLNNTGRISEQTRARVIQAARDLGYVANPAARRLRGARTNLVGMVVPELVSPYFAEVARAAAEAASSAGLDLGVFTTSRDPARERERVAALSGGLADGLILVVPTDDPQHLGVLERSRTPIVLISHFGTPTDLPNVRADSYHGAHAATTHLLDLGHRRVGFIAGADGSSQAHERLRAYRDAMGERGLLDPALIRPGNFTQRRGFEAARELLDLPHPPTAIFAASDATAFGAMDAVKDRGLRVPQDISVVGFDDIAAASQSHPALTTVRHPIHDMSDSALRLLAGALAGETVRGTVLDYPSELVVRETTAPPRSP, encoded by the coding sequence ATGACTGCCCCCGTCACCATCGCAGACGTCGCGCGCCTTGCCGGCGTGTCGGCCGTCACGGTTTCCAAGACCCTCAACAACACCGGCCGGATCAGTGAGCAGACCCGCGCCCGCGTCATCCAGGCCGCCCGTGACCTCGGGTACGTCGCCAACCCCGCCGCCCGGCGGCTGCGCGGCGCCCGCACCAACCTCGTCGGAATGGTCGTCCCGGAACTCGTCAGCCCGTACTTCGCCGAGGTCGCCCGCGCCGCCGCCGAGGCCGCCAGCAGCGCCGGCCTGGACCTGGGCGTCTTCACCACCAGCCGCGACCCTGCCCGCGAACGCGAACGCGTCGCGGCCCTCAGCGGCGGACTGGCCGACGGACTGATCCTGGTCGTTCCCACCGACGACCCGCAGCACCTGGGCGTCCTGGAACGCAGCCGCACGCCCATCGTGCTGATCAGCCACTTCGGGACGCCCACCGACCTGCCCAACGTCCGCGCCGACTCGTACCACGGCGCGCACGCCGCGACCACGCACCTGCTCGACCTCGGGCACCGCCGCGTGGGCTTCATCGCCGGGGCCGACGGGTCCAGTCAGGCCCACGAGCGACTGCGCGCCTACCGCGACGCCATGGGGGAACGCGGCCTGCTCGATCCCGCCCTGATCCGGCCCGGCAACTTCACGCAGCGGCGCGGGTTCGAGGCGGCCCGCGAACTGCTGGACCTGCCCCACCCCCCCACCGCGATCTTCGCCGCGAGCGACGCCACCGCCTTCGGCGCGATGGACGCCGTCAAGGACCGCGGCCTGCGCGTCCCGCAGGACATCAGCGTGGTGGGCTTCGACGACATCGCCGCCGCCAGCCAGAGCCACCCGGCCCTGACCACCGTGCGCCACCCCATCCACGACATGAGCGACAGCGCCCTGCGGCTGCTCGCCGGCGCGCTGGCCGGCGAGACGGTGCGCGGCACGGTCCTCGACTACCCCAGCGAACTGGTCGTCCGCGAGACGACCGCCCCGCCCCGAAGTCCCTGA
- a CDS encoding ABC transporter permease subunit: protein MTNVIRSAPPAARRSPRQRLLARLWRHRGLYLMLLPGLLWFALFRYWPLWNAQIAFKDFQPVQGVLNSPWVGLEHFQAFFSSFYFSQLMTNTLLISFAKLLIGLPPAIILAIAIHESTRKGLARVTQTVTYLPHFLSWVIVFGILLAMLSPGSGLVNKGVIAAGGDAVSFLTDPGAFRAVVIFSDIWKETGWSAILFLAALIGISPSLYEAAEVDGATRWQRIRHISLPGMLDVIVLVTLLRLGHILDAGFYQIYVLYSLPVYSVADVIDTWVYRQGIQNFQFSLATAVGLFKGLIGLLMIVIANRIARRFAGQGLY, encoded by the coding sequence ATGACGAACGTGATCCGCTCTGCCCCGCCCGCCGCCCGCCGCAGCCCCCGCCAGCGCCTGCTGGCCCGCCTGTGGCGCCACCGGGGCCTGTACCTGATGCTGCTGCCGGGCCTGCTGTGGTTCGCGCTGTTCCGGTACTGGCCGCTGTGGAACGCGCAGATCGCCTTCAAGGACTTCCAGCCGGTGCAGGGCGTCCTGAACAGTCCCTGGGTGGGCCTGGAGCACTTCCAGGCGTTCTTCTCGTCGTTCTACTTCTCGCAGCTGATGACGAACACCCTGCTGATCAGTTTCGCGAAACTGCTGATCGGGCTGCCCCCGGCGATCATCCTGGCGATCGCCATCCACGAGAGCACCCGCAAGGGCCTGGCGCGCGTCACGCAGACCGTCACGTACCTCCCGCACTTCCTGTCGTGGGTGATCGTGTTCGGCATCCTGCTGGCCATGCTCTCGCCCGGCAGCGGTCTGGTCAACAAGGGCGTGATCGCGGCCGGCGGCGACGCCGTGTCGTTCCTGACCGACCCCGGCGCGTTCCGCGCGGTCGTGATCTTCAGCGACATCTGGAAGGAGACCGGCTGGAGCGCGATCCTGTTCCTCGCCGCGCTGATCGGCATCAGCCCCTCGCTGTACGAGGCGGCCGAGGTGGACGGCGCCACCCGCTGGCAGCGCATCCGGCACATCTCGCTGCCCGGCATGCTCGACGTGATCGTCCTCGTGACCCTGCTGCGCCTGGGGCACATCCTGGACGCCGGCTTCTACCAGATCTACGTCCTGTACTCGCTGCCGGTGTACTCGGTCGCGGACGTGATCGACACCTGGGTGTACCGCCAGGGCATCCAGAACTTCCAGTTCTCGCTGGCGACCGCCGTGGGCCTGTTCAAGGGATTGATCGGCCTGCTGATGATCGTGATCGCCAACCGCATCGCCCGCCGCTTCGCCGGTCAGGGCCTGTACTGA